From a region of the Helianthus annuus cultivar XRQ/B chromosome 5, HanXRQr2.0-SUNRISE, whole genome shotgun sequence genome:
- the LOC110943639 gene encoding putative receptor protein kinase ZmPK1, giving the protein MYLPFLYLFPLVTLSYSLHAATVSSSQSVLAQGSSLSIEKKDHLVSPNGLFTAGFHQIGQNAYCFAIWFTQPLIDGNHTLVWMANRDEPVNGKRSKFSLGKNGNLVLTDAGQIFWTSNTNSKFPVELKLLDSGNLVLTHIDSTSYIWQSFSSPTNTILPNQPFTKDTSLTSLRSLTNFSSGFYKLYFDNDNVIKLLYNRDEVTSVFWPSPWLLPTLAGRSTYNNSRFASLDSKGRFWSSDSFTFLTSDYGKTLQRRLTLDVDGNVRVYTLNKRRWIVSWQAFSKTCDVHGICGPNSLCTYNPETGRTCSCMHGYKAKNHSDLSFGCEPTFDLTKHPENFDFIRLPSVEFYGFDSLYISRSNFSECQKACLDDPNCKAFQFNSDQGNAANFLCYVKTLLYNGIYMNGTPFITYLKLPKTNVLSYNQKVANESKLECSTSIIKLKRPYDIKHANGSLKFMFWFSIILGGIEVLCFLFFYHITKKPSRKTTQAYLATATGFKRFTYVEIVKASRKFSEEIGQGGGGIVYKGKLPDNRVVAIKVLHDAIQGEAEFLAEMSTIGRINHKNLIEIYGYCAEGKHRILVYEYMENGSLARNLLGASQLGWQKRYEIAIGVAKGLAYLHEDCLEWVLHCDVKPHNILLDADHNPKVADFGLSKLFHQDVKEDSKVSKIRGTRGYIAPEWVFNLPITSKVDVYSYGMVVLEMITGRSPTCDQTTYYDEIVEQKRLVDWVREKVHEAHGNLTTTQLMEILDPKLNQEFEHVQMKNLLRVALQCVEEDKDARPTMSEVVKILLDLGIDC; this is encoded by the coding sequence ATGTATTTGCCCTTCCTATATCTCTTCCCTTTGGTTACACTCTCTTATTCTCTGCATGCTGCTACGGTTTCTTCTTCACAAAGTGTTTTAGCCCAAGGCTCATCACTCTCTATTGAAAAGAAAGACCACTTAGTTTCACCAAATGGCCTTTTCACAGCAGGTTTTCACCAAATTGGGCAAAATGCTTATTGCTTCGCGATATGGTTTACGCAGCCCTTGATAGACGGAAACCACACATTGGTTTGGATGGCAAATAGAGATGAACCCGTCAACGGAAAGCGCTCCAAGTTTTCGTTGGGAAAAAATGGAAATCTTGTTCTAACGGATGCTGGCCAAATATTTTGGACAAGTAACACAAATTCAAAGTTTCCTGTGGAACTTAAACTACTTGATTCGGGTAACCTTGTTCTTACCCACATAGACAGTACGTCATATATTTGGCAAAGCTTTAGTTCTCCCACTAACACCATACTTCCCAATCAGCCTTTTACCAAAGATACTTCTCTTACATCTTTAAGAAGTTTAACAAACTTTTCTTCTGggttttataaactttatttcgaTAATGACAACGTAATCAAACTTCTGTACAACAGAGATGAAGTCACCAGTGTCTTTTGGCCTAGCCCTTGGTTACTACCAACGTTAGCAGGAAGGTCCACTTACAACAATAGTAGATTTGCTTCGCTTGATTCGAAAGGCCGTTTCTGGTCTTCGGATAGTTTTACTTTTCTTACCAGCGATTACGGCAAAACACTTCAAAGAAGACTGACGCTTGATGTTGATGGTAATGTTAGAGTTTACACACTTAACAAAAGAAGGTGGATTGTTTCATGGCAAGCTTTTTCAAAAACATGTGACGTTCATGGGATTTGTGGTCCAAACAGCCTTTGTACCTACAATCCGGAAACGGGTAGGACATGTTCGTGTATGCATGGGTACAAGGCGAAGAACCACTCAGATTTGTCTTTTGGGTGTGAACCTACGTTTGATCTTACTAAACATCCTGAAAATTTTGACTTCATAAGGCTCCCTTCCGTCGAATTTTACGGATTTGATTCTCTGTACATATCACGTTCTAATTTCAGTGAATGCCAGAAAGCCTGCTTGGATGATCCCAACTGTAAAGCCTTCCAATTCAACTCTGACCAAGGAAATGCCGCTAATTTTCTCTGTTATGTCAAGACTTTGTTGTACAATGGCATCTACATGAATGGTACACCTTTCATTACTTATCTTAAGCTTCCTAAGACTAATGTATTATCATATAATCAAAAGGTTGCAAATGAGTCAAAATTGGAATGCTCAACTTCCATAATAAAGCTAAAACGACCATATGATATAAAACATGCAAACGGGTCCCTCAAGTTCATGTTTTGGTTTAGCATCATCCTAGGTGGAATTGAAGTCTTATGCTTTCTATTCTTTTACCATATCACCAAAAAACCTTCAAGAAAAACCACTCAAGCCTACCTTGCAACTGCTACTGGATTCAAAAGATTCACATATGTTGAAATAGTGAAAGCTTCTCGTAAATTTAGCGAGGAGATTGGGCAAGGTGGTGGTGGTATTGTGTACAAAGGAAAACTTCCAGACAATCGAGTGGTGGCGATTAAGGTACTCCACGATGCGATCCAAGGAGAGGCAGAATTTCTAGCAGAGATGAGCACAATTGGAAGAATAAACCATAAGAACTTGATAGAAATATATGGTTATTGTGCTGAGGGAAAACATAGGATCTTGGTGTATGAGTATATGGAGAATGGCTCATTGGCTCGTAACTTGTTAGGTGCTAGCCAGCTTGGTTGGCAGAAGCGATATGAAATTGCAATTGGTGTGGCAAAAGGGCTAGCTTATTTACATGAAGATTGCTTGGAGTGGGTTTTGCATTGTGATGTTAAACCACATAACATATTGCTAGATGCTGATCATAATCCAAAGGTGGCTGACTTTGGCTTGTCTAAGTTATTCCATCAAGATGTAAAAGAAGATTCCAAAGTTTCAAAAATAAGAGGGACTAGAGGGTATATAGCTCCAGAATGGGTGTTTAATCTTCCAATTACTTCGAAAGTGGATGTTTATAGCTATGGAATGGTAGTGCTTGAGATGATAACAGGACGAAGTCCCACATGTGATCAAACAACCTATTATGACGAGATTGTTGAGCAAAAGAGGCTAGTAGATTGGGTGAGGGAGAAGGTCCACGAGGCTCACGGAAATTTGACAACAACACAACTCATGGAGATATTGGATCCTAAGTTGAATCAAGAATTTGAACATGTTCAAATGAAAAATCTTCTTAGAGTGGCTCTACAATGTGTTGAGGAAGACAAAGATGCTAGACCAACCATGAGCGAGGTTGTGAAGATTCTTCTCGACTTGGGCATAGACTGTTAG